Proteins co-encoded in one Dyella japonica A8 genomic window:
- the pcp gene encoding pyroglutamyl-peptidase I, with product MSKHPRILLTGFTPFGHEDINPSWEAVRELDGQLIGGHRVVARLLPTVFADSQRELERAVNDVEPAIALGVGQAGGRSRLSIERVAINVQDARIADNAGAQPIDEAIVADGPAAYFSNLPIKAMLKALLAEGLPAEVSNTAGTFVCNHVAYLMLHLAQTYPGLRAGFIHIPYLPSQAARFPDTPSMAKDDVVRALAIALEVAATRHADVRLGAGTLD from the coding sequence ATGAGCAAACATCCCCGCATCCTGCTGACCGGCTTCACGCCATTCGGCCATGAGGACATCAACCCCTCGTGGGAGGCCGTCCGCGAACTGGATGGCCAGCTGATCGGCGGTCATCGCGTGGTGGCGCGCCTGCTTCCCACGGTCTTCGCCGATTCGCAACGCGAACTGGAACGGGCAGTCAACGACGTCGAGCCCGCGATCGCGCTGGGGGTCGGGCAGGCCGGCGGGCGCAGTCGCCTTTCCATCGAACGGGTGGCGATCAACGTGCAGGATGCGCGCATCGCCGACAACGCCGGCGCGCAGCCCATCGACGAAGCCATCGTCGCGGATGGGCCCGCCGCGTACTTCAGCAACCTGCCGATCAAGGCGATGCTCAAGGCCTTGCTTGCCGAGGGCCTTCCGGCGGAGGTCTCGAACACGGCCGGCACCTTCGTGTGCAACCACGTGGCCTACCTGATGCTCCACCTGGCCCAGACGTACCCCGGCCTGCGCGCGGGCTTCATCCACATCCCCTATCTGCCATCGCAGGCGGCACGCTTCCCTGACACGCCGAGCATGGCCAAGGACGACGTGGTGCGCGCACTGGCCATCGCACTGGAAGTGGCGGCAACCCGGCACGCCGATGTCCGGCTCGGCGCCGGCACGCTCGACTGA
- a CDS encoding 5-oxoproline transporter, DUF979 family subunit, translating into MLRIEYAYWLIAAFLLYTSWRKARERQVYCAAFWGLLGLLFATGDAVLAAQQAGHELPAQLAGCAVIALALIAPRMRRKAHPETASASARLASALRLGHKLFVPALMIPLVTLVVALIGEHLSIGGYALFAKPQMTLTGLMLACVIALVAAARVAHAPLLQGLSEGHRLLDAIGWAALLPLLLAALGQVFTQSGVGAAIAALAGMILPEGNAFLCLLVFSLGMVLFTVIMGNAFAAFPVMMAGIGLPLLVQRYGANPAILGSMGMLCGYCGTLLTPMAADYNLVPAALLELRNPYGVIRAQAWSAAGIFIATFVAMSLLVFR; encoded by the coding sequence ATGCTGCGCATCGAATACGCCTACTGGCTGATCGCGGCATTCCTGCTCTACACGTCCTGGCGCAAAGCGCGCGAACGACAGGTTTACTGCGCGGCATTCTGGGGTCTGCTGGGCCTGCTGTTCGCCACTGGCGACGCGGTACTCGCCGCCCAGCAGGCAGGCCATGAACTGCCCGCGCAGCTCGCGGGTTGCGCGGTGATTGCGCTGGCCTTGATTGCGCCACGCATGCGGCGGAAGGCGCACCCGGAAACGGCGAGCGCATCGGCACGGCTGGCATCCGCACTTCGGCTTGGTCACAAACTGTTCGTGCCCGCCTTGATGATCCCCTTGGTGACGCTGGTGGTCGCGCTGATCGGCGAACACCTCTCCATCGGCGGGTATGCGCTGTTCGCCAAGCCGCAGATGACACTGACGGGCCTGATGCTGGCCTGCGTCATCGCCCTGGTGGCGGCGGCCCGCGTCGCACACGCCCCCCTGCTTCAAGGGCTGTCGGAAGGCCACCGCCTGCTTGACGCCATCGGCTGGGCAGCACTGCTGCCACTGCTTCTTGCCGCGCTGGGCCAGGTGTTCACGCAAAGCGGCGTCGGCGCCGCCATCGCCGCCCTGGCCGGGATGATCCTGCCCGAAGGCAACGCCTTCCTCTGCCTGCTGGTGTTCTCGCTGGGCATGGTGCTGTTCACCGTGATCATGGGCAACGCGTTCGCCGCCTTCCCGGTGATGATGGCGGGCATCGGCCTGCCGCTGCTGGTACAGCGCTATGGCGCGAACCCCGCCATCCTCGGCTCCATGGGCATGCTGTGCGGTTATTGCGGCACGCTGCTGACGCCGATGGCCGCCGACTACAACCTGGTGCCGGCCGCCCTGCTGGAGCTGCGCAACCCTTACGGCGTAATCCGCGCGCAGGCATGGAGTGCGGCGGGCATTTTCATCGCCACCTTCGTCGCCATGTCGCTGCTGGTGTTCCGTTGA
- a CDS encoding TonB-dependent receptor: MSHRKTLLAASIVAGLCISISLQAQDAPQTGTNPTPSTTTGTATPQNAPDKSQAKQLETVTVTGIRASLQASLDTKRNADAIVDAITAEDIGKFPATNVAEALAQIPGVTLDRAFGATQRVSIDGIDPSLNLAFLDGHPVAQAMWLYGDSPNRGFNYSLLPPEILGSLEIFKSPEARLPEGSLGGTVIMHTIQPLDVPANTLSGSVGVNYNDMIDKTRPNASVFYSWRNADKTFGADVSIQHYEQRTDRQGQEIFSYTPVSAIAAVNPAIAAQVAAGQIHSSDLMPTEINSANFQQTEKRNSVLVNLQYRPNEHFDSTLSLLYMTDRLDNLNVSMYPIAGFNFAGISHLNAGSNGLIASGTQVGTPCFNTTSCTSTAETFMDNDARKSFIRTKGADWRGTYKGDGWRVSGQLGVSTSNNDISQAFKELFYGGGFDWSMNKGFNYTDLASANNPQYWADNNFGGNIGYKPYKARDEYGQLDFTKDFDGFLNNVTVGARWATHWESQSLLIYNVGVPNVTLNQIGYGGLTNLQGSSDIGLSGSSVRHVQTLGFQSIYNAVLNGNTLIANDPVDYWDNTFNVKQENTAAYAQLNYGNDVVHGNLGVRWVRTKINSWGYNVPSTCSTWDCAFPPGFGYVGSSSTNNQWLPAFNIAWNVTPDVILRGAASETEAYAPYNQYAPYFEANDTVLTATAGNPNLKPYRSVNFDLSGEWYFNNESMVAVSGFYKNVLNYVVNAATTQGRQNGSWAQLIQGSTGQMLVANGFCTLAGYCQYSVSAPINGGRAKVKGAAISYQEAFGDTGFGVRANFTYSDSRTAAGGPLPYNSKDSYTLAPYYEKGPYTASMSYNYRSKYLAGGYVAGAPDSYTDSYKELDASVGYKFNQHFSLTFDALNLLNSTYKQFYGAEMTELANEYKQGREYILEAHFKL; encoded by the coding sequence ATGTCACACCGAAAGACTCTGCTAGCCGCAAGCATCGTTGCCGGATTGTGTATATCCATCTCGCTCCAGGCGCAGGACGCACCGCAGACCGGCACCAACCCCACGCCATCGACCACCACGGGCACCGCCACGCCGCAGAACGCCCCGGACAAGTCCCAGGCCAAGCAGCTGGAGACGGTGACGGTCACCGGCATCCGCGCCAGCCTGCAGGCGTCGCTGGATACCAAGCGCAACGCCGACGCCATCGTCGACGCCATCACGGCGGAGGACATCGGCAAATTCCCCGCCACCAATGTGGCGGAGGCGCTGGCGCAGATTCCGGGCGTCACCCTGGACCGCGCGTTCGGCGCCACGCAGCGCGTGAGCATTGACGGCATCGATCCCAGCCTCAACCTGGCCTTCCTCGATGGCCACCCGGTGGCCCAGGCCATGTGGCTGTACGGCGACAGCCCCAATCGCGGCTTCAACTATTCGCTGCTGCCGCCGGAAATCCTTGGCTCGCTGGAGATCTTCAAGAGCCCGGAGGCGCGCCTGCCCGAAGGCAGCCTGGGCGGCACCGTGATCATGCACACCATCCAGCCGCTCGACGTGCCAGCGAACACGCTCAGCGGTTCGGTGGGCGTGAACTACAACGACATGATCGACAAGACGCGACCGAATGCCTCGGTGTTCTATAGCTGGCGCAACGCGGACAAGACCTTCGGCGCGGACGTGTCCATCCAGCACTACGAGCAGCGCACGGACCGCCAGGGCCAGGAAATTTTCAGCTACACCCCGGTGTCGGCGATCGCTGCAGTCAATCCCGCCATCGCCGCGCAGGTCGCGGCAGGCCAGATCCACTCCTCGGACCTGATGCCGACCGAGATCAACTCGGCCAACTTCCAGCAGACCGAAAAGCGCAACAGCGTGCTGGTGAACCTGCAGTACCGGCCGAACGAACATTTCGACAGCACGCTCAGCCTGCTGTACATGACCGACCGCCTCGACAACCTCAACGTCTCGATGTACCCGATTGCCGGCTTCAACTTCGCCGGCATCTCGCATCTCAACGCCGGCAGCAACGGCCTTATCGCGTCCGGTACGCAGGTCGGCACGCCGTGCTTCAACACGACCTCGTGCACCAGCACGGCGGAAACCTTCATGGATAACGACGCGCGCAAGTCGTTTATCCGCACCAAGGGCGCGGATTGGCGCGGCACCTACAAGGGTGATGGCTGGCGCGTATCCGGGCAGCTGGGCGTGAGCACGTCCAACAACGACATCAGCCAGGCGTTCAAGGAGCTGTTCTACGGTGGCGGCTTCGACTGGAGCATGAACAAGGGCTTCAACTACACCGATCTCGCCTCGGCGAACAATCCGCAGTACTGGGCCGACAACAACTTCGGCGGCAACATCGGTTACAAGCCGTACAAGGCGCGCGACGAGTACGGCCAGCTCGATTTCACCAAGGACTTCGACGGCTTCCTCAACAACGTGACGGTTGGCGCGCGCTGGGCCACGCACTGGGAAAGCCAGTCGCTGCTGATCTACAACGTGGGCGTGCCCAATGTCACCCTCAACCAGATCGGCTACGGTGGCCTGACCAACCTGCAGGGCTCCTCGGACATCGGCTTGTCCGGCAGCTCCGTTCGCCACGTGCAGACGCTGGGCTTCCAGTCCATCTACAACGCTGTGCTGAATGGCAACACGTTGATCGCCAACGACCCGGTGGACTACTGGGACAACACCTTCAACGTGAAGCAGGAGAACACTGCGGCCTACGCGCAGTTGAACTACGGCAACGACGTCGTGCACGGCAACCTGGGCGTGCGCTGGGTGCGCACCAAGATCAACTCGTGGGGCTACAACGTACCCAGCACCTGCAGCACCTGGGATTGCGCCTTCCCGCCGGGCTTCGGCTACGTGGGCTCCAGCAGTACCAACAACCAGTGGCTGCCGGCCTTCAACATCGCCTGGAACGTCACGCCTGACGTGATCCTGCGCGGCGCCGCCTCGGAAACCGAAGCCTACGCGCCGTACAACCAGTACGCGCCGTACTTCGAAGCCAACGACACCGTGCTTACCGCCACGGCCGGCAACCCGAACCTCAAGCCGTATCGCTCAGTGAACTTCGACCTGTCGGGCGAGTGGTATTTCAACAATGAGTCGATGGTGGCGGTGTCGGGCTTCTACAAGAACGTGCTCAACTACGTGGTCAACGCCGCCACCACGCAGGGGCGCCAGAACGGTTCGTGGGCGCAGCTGATCCAGGGCTCCACCGGCCAGATGCTGGTCGCCAACGGCTTCTGCACGCTGGCGGGCTACTGCCAGTACAGCGTGTCCGCGCCGATCAACGGCGGTCGCGCCAAGGTCAAGGGTGCGGCGATCAGCTACCAGGAAGCGTTTGGCGACACGGGTTTCGGCGTGCGCGCCAACTTTACCTACTCCGACTCCCGCACCGCTGCCGGCGGACCGCTGCCGTACAACTCCAAGGATTCGTACACCCTCGCCCCGTACTACGAGAAGGGGCCGTACACCGCGAGCATGTCGTACAACTACCGCAGCAAGTATCTCGCCGGCGGCTACGTGGCCGGTGCCCCGGACTCCTACACCGACAGCTACAAGGAGCTGGATGCGTCAGTGGGTTACAAGTTCAACCAGCACTTCTCGCTCACCTTCGACGCGCTGAACCTGCTCAACTCGACCTACAAGCAGTTCTACGGTGCGGAGATGACGGAGCTGGCCAACGAGTACAAGCAGGGCCGCGAGTACATCCTCGAGGCCCACTTCAAGCTTTGA
- a CDS encoding DUF969 domain-containing protein: MNYWPLLGVAVIVIGFALRFNPVPVVVCAALLSGVLAGMPIPALLALLGKSFVSSRMLLMFVLTLPAIGLLEHAGLREHAQQWMGRLRGMTLARLLIGYLLVRELLAMLGLTGVAGHPQTVRPLLAPMGEAAAEKIHPGLTDGDREEVRAVAAATDNIGRFFGEDVFIALGAVLLIQGFYAQHGIELTPLAIALWALPTAIAAFVIQSVRIWLFQRRLKRRASPFPTGQET, from the coding sequence ATGAACTATTGGCCGCTGCTGGGCGTTGCGGTCATCGTCATCGGCTTTGCGCTGCGCTTCAATCCCGTACCGGTAGTGGTGTGTGCCGCGCTGCTGAGCGGTGTGCTGGCGGGCATGCCGATACCTGCGCTGCTGGCGCTGCTGGGCAAGAGTTTCGTGTCCTCGCGCATGCTGCTGATGTTCGTGCTCACCCTGCCCGCCATCGGCCTGCTCGAACACGCCGGTCTGCGCGAGCACGCACAGCAATGGATGGGGCGCTTGCGTGGCATGACGCTGGCACGCCTGCTGATCGGCTATCTGCTGGTGCGCGAACTGCTGGCGATGCTGGGGCTGACCGGCGTGGCCGGCCATCCGCAGACGGTGCGCCCGCTGCTGGCACCGATGGGTGAAGCCGCGGCGGAGAAGATCCATCCGGGACTCACCGACGGGGATCGCGAGGAGGTACGCGCCGTCGCCGCCGCCACCGACAACATCGGCCGCTTCTTCGGCGAGGACGTGTTCATCGCGCTGGGCGCCGTGCTGCTGATCCAGGGTTTCTACGCCCAGCACGGCATCGAGCTGACGCCGCTTGCCATTGCGCTCTGGGCGCTGCCCACCGCCATCGCCGCGTTCGTGATCCAGTCCGTCCGCATCTGGCTGTTTCAGCGCCGCTTGAAGCGTCGTGCTTCGCCCTTCCCCACCGGGCAGGAAACCTGA
- the glk gene encoding glucokinase, with the protein MSVAQSGNHNLTSRQLPRLQGAFLAADVGGTHARIGLVSREPDGVRPVTVLQYHRYACADWPSLTAVLQDFVGQLDHAVHVNRCAVASAGYVLGDAIVNDNLPWPVSIRDIRDSLGIEQLAVVNDFEAVAYATQFLSTADTTAVIDSEAPPAEGPVLVMGPGTGLGSAVLLPGHPHATVLATEAGQIALAPGNEREIEILRHLARGRAYVSFEHALSGPGLLNLYRALCALRHQPPVLTLPAQVTQAALERSDEAAVEALEVFCGLLGSFVGDLCLLYGARGGVFLAGGILPQIREVLLASSFRQRFFNKGVMRAFLQQVPVRLMEHGQHGVIGAAGLFLEQQDREGGPQSPRAGENKVPR; encoded by the coding sequence ATGTCGGTGGCGCAAAGCGGCAACCACAACCTGACATCGCGCCAGCTTCCGCGGCTGCAGGGGGCGTTTCTCGCTGCGGACGTCGGAGGCACGCATGCCCGCATCGGGCTGGTGAGCCGCGAGCCGGACGGCGTGCGTCCGGTGACGGTGCTGCAATACCACCGCTACGCCTGCGCGGACTGGCCGAGCCTGACGGCGGTGCTGCAGGACTTCGTCGGCCAGCTGGACCACGCCGTGCACGTGAACCGCTGCGCGGTGGCCAGCGCCGGCTACGTGCTGGGCGACGCCATCGTCAACGACAACCTGCCGTGGCCCGTCTCCATCCGCGACATCCGCGACAGCCTGGGCATCGAGCAGCTCGCCGTCGTCAACGACTTCGAAGCCGTGGCCTACGCCACCCAGTTCCTGAGCACCGCCGACACCACCGCCGTGATCGACAGCGAGGCGCCGCCGGCCGAAGGTCCGGTGCTGGTGATGGGCCCGGGCACCGGCCTGGGCTCGGCCGTATTGCTGCCGGGTCACCCGCACGCCACCGTGCTGGCCACCGAAGCGGGCCAGATCGCGCTGGCACCGGGCAACGAACGTGAAATCGAAATCCTGCGCCACCTCGCCCGTGGCCGCGCTTACGTTTCCTTCGAACATGCCTTGTCCGGCCCCGGCCTGCTCAACCTGTATCGCGCGCTGTGTGCCCTGCGCCACCAGCCGCCGGTGCTGACCCTGCCCGCGCAGGTCACGCAGGCAGCCCTGGAGCGCAGCGACGAGGCGGCCGTGGAAGCGCTGGAGGTGTTCTGCGGCCTGCTGGGCAGCTTCGTCGGCGACCTGTGCCTGCTGTATGGCGCACGCGGCGGCGTGTTCCTGGCTGGCGGCATTCTTCCGCAGATCCGCGAGGTGCTGCTGGCCAGCAGCTTCCGCCAGCGCTTTTTCAACAAGGGCGTCATGCGCGCCTTTCTGCAGCAGGTTCCCGTACGACTGATGGAGCACGGCCAGCACGGCGTCATCGGCGCCGCCGGGCTATTTCTCGAGCAGCAAGACCGAGAGGGCGGGCCCCAAAGCCCTCGCGCCGGGGAGAACAAGGTACCCAGGTAG